Proteins found in one Drosophila yakuba strain Tai18E2 unplaced genomic scaffold, Prin_Dyak_Tai18E2_2.1 Segkk13_quiver_pilon_scaf, whole genome shotgun sequence genomic segment:
- the LOC26535996 gene encoding uncharacterized protein LOC26535996, with amino-acid sequence MPRTSLFDVDDDQQFLKMASGDAVNYPKKKSTEPIYNQDGFSEYDIQRPCSSAFRTVNEPHPNPIPSKFRIDNVVPDFGLEENSNVLPKNWQMPPPSSSSIVKSRRCPNEGKISPNVRQTVPKPTVDTEPSPLTPIKGPLVDEYDTEMLSSEDIWKLCMDAKKGLIKPSDAIWPLFCMEHLEPSKTPPPSLTESQNSNEFPPKTVRVDKNRYKKNSFETGFERKVGKDEWRVLDQWIESEGLNGSYNDIEESDSKGKVDSDAKKPRILDNEDVAFASCTIGIEEQRALKEWIKSEGLNEPHSDIEEFDMLLSLAREHEKNRDLLLELLKPKDLLSQERDVWKKFSPKVFETLQEPDSVEPKLWKPPPNEKVSVENISEKEPEKATEFIVEKPEKPVILEVKDIKTLPPRPEAEEATQSWLQQCSEIISQQVQLLIYEDGSNNPTAAEPEAIDFETEISEEQMKPRVLGESNRNVSAETGWQNSFTVFLEDFEYIIDQTMTEFRDPQAKRLRSKWNQQFGSKSVENLRRCLLLPPLPDHLDQCLQRIRILRRPKRRKVEEFRMHVDMNFCKMYCTLSMNTNLDLQNTVRFLRNAVYKNDIDVIQIRYEATQIAWIWSDGSVLIINFFFFFFFFCIKKFGYM; translated from the exons ATGCCACGTACTTCTTTATTTGATGTAGATGATGACCAACAGTTTCTTAAAATGGCCAGCGGTGATGCGGTAAACTATCCTAAGAAAAAGAGCACAGAACCCATCTACAATCAAGATGGCTTTTCGGAATATGATATCCAAAGACCGTGCTCCAG cGCTTTTCGAACCGTAAATGAACCGCACCCAAACCCCATACCCTCCAAGTTCCGCATCGACAATGTTGTTCCGGACTTTGGACTCGAGGAGAATTCTAACGTGCTTCCcaaaaactggcaaatgcCACCTCCAAGTTCATCAAGCATTGTCAAGAGTCGACGATGCCCCAACGAAGGAAAAATATCTCCAAATGTGCGTCAAACTGTTCCAAAACCTACCGTCGATACAGAACCCTCACCGCTGACACCCATCAAGGGGCCTTTGGTGGATGAGTATGATACAGAAATGTTGTCGTCAGAGGATATTTGGAAGCTCTGTATGGATGCGAAGAAGGGGCTTATAAAGCCCTCGGATGCTAtatggcctttgttttgcatggAGCATTTGGAGCCTTCCAAAACTCCACCTCCGAGTTTAACGGAATCTCAAAACTCCAATGAATTTCCTCCGAAAACAGTTCGAGTTGACAAAAACCGAtataaaaagaattcttttgaAACTGGTTTTGAGAGGAAAGTCGGAAAAGATGAGTGGCGGGTCTTGGATCAGTGGATAGAATCGGAGGGGCTCAACGGATCCTATAATGATATAGAAGAATCGGATTCAAAGGGAAAGGTCGATAGTGACGCCAAGAAGCCTCGGATTCTGGACAATGAAGATGTCGCCTTTGCTAGCTGCACCATTGGAATCGAAGAGCAGCGGGCACTCAAGGAATGGATAAAATCGGAGGGCCTCAACGAACCCCACAGTGATATAGAAGAGTTTGATATGTTATTAAGCCTAGCAAGAGAACATGAGAAGAATCGGGATCTTCTGCTTGAGTTACTAAAGCCCAAGGATCTTCTCTCCCAGGAAAGGGatgtttggaaaaagttttctccAAAGGTGTTCGAAACGCTGCAGGAACCTGATTCAGTAGAGCCTAAATTGTGGAAACCCCCACCCAACGAAAAGGTTTccgttgaaaatatttcagaaaaggaaccagagaaagcaactgaattcattgtggaaaaaccagaaaagccAGTTATCCTCGAGGTCAAAGACATTAAAACATTGCCCCCGAGGCCCGAGGCTGAGGAAGCTACCCAGAGTTGGCTACAGCAATGCAGTGAAATCATTTCCCAACAAGTGCAACTCCTCATCTATGAGGACGGTTCCAACAATCCAACTGCTGCAGAACCAGAGGCCATTGACTTCGAAACCGAGATCAGCGAGGAGCAAATGAAGCCCCGAGTCCTGGGAGAAAGCAACAGAAATGTCTCAGCGGAGACTGGATGGCAGAACAGCTTCACAGTTTTCCTCGAGGACTTCGAGTACATCATTGACCAAACCATGACGGAGTTCAGGGACCCCCAAGCTAAGAGACTCCGCTCAAAGTGGAACCAGCAGTTTGGATCAAAATCGGTGGAGAATTTGAGGAGATGTCTTCTGCTTCCGCCTCTGCCAGATCACTTGGACCAGTGCCTCCAGAGGATTAGAATCCTAAGGCGTCCCAAAAGGCGCAAGGTCGAGGAATTTCGCATGCACGTCGATatgaatttttgcaaaatgtattGCACACTGAGTATGAATACGAACTTGGATCTGCAAAATACGGTTAGGTTCCTAAGAAACGCCGTTTACAAAAACGACATCGATGTGATCCAAATCCGGTATGAGGCCACACAGATAGCTTGGATTTGGTCCGATGGCAGTGTCTTGataatcaattttttttttttttttttttttttttgtattaaaaagtttggatacatgtaa